In the genome of Raphanus sativus cultivar WK10039 chromosome 4, ASM80110v3, whole genome shotgun sequence, one region contains:
- the LOC108853226 gene encoding DNA (cytosine-5)-methyltransferase 1-like gives MVKNGTKAWNQKKRPLPERKEPDHDHDDDLSTRKTRPKRAAACTNFKEKSIRISERSATVAAKQHPTVEDEIVALHLTASFPQSCGSDDEPHQTRRLTDFVLHDTDGVSQAVEMVEHGDMFITGVILPSSGECSDKEKAKGVRCKGFGRVDNWSISGYEDGSPVVWVTTSLADYECIKPATSYKKVYDYFFQKAYASVEVYKKVAKSDLMSLDELLVAVARTMSLETKCFSSDYLAIKKFVVSQGGFIYNQLAGLDDTAKQDDARFIEIPVLVALRDASSILEYDVVQGQSSNGVLRIDGVSEKVMTCDQQLVNEDEKFARLVQDEEYMKSMQRPRKNSSSASVSNKGYIMTTEDEIASDYPLLAHYKNSQIETDELLLYEDYYYELDIDDLPRKMLHNWALYDIDSRLISLELLPMKPCADIDVTIFGSGLMADDQGIWIDLDDPTTSMPLEEHEGIPIFLSQIKEWMIEYGVSTISVSIRTDAAWYRLGKPSKQYAPWFEPILKTARVVISIFALLEKQTRMSRLSFDDVIRRVSEFESNHKAYISSDRSAVDRYVVGHGQIMLQMFSEFPNKEIRKCSFITGLANRRAEKHNTRWTIKKKKILVKVNLNPRAGMALVSKRKAMQATTTRLINRVWGEFYSIYTPEEPLQANSEEEVEEEDENEEDDAEDIAPEPVEVEESHTLPKKILGSCGKLETRWDGESLGETSAGEPLYRQALLEGEIVAVGGAVIVEVDGVQSIYFVEYMFESSDHCKLLHGRLLQRGSETVLENAANERELFLTNKCTTVPFKDVKGTVCFDIRSRPWGHQFRKEDATADKLDRARAEERKGKDMPTEYFCKSFYSPERGGFFSLPLSDMGCASGSCASCKVREDEEERKKIKLNASRTGFSSYGVDYCAGDFVYVYPDCIDESKKANGKFKSGRNIGLRAFVVCQLLEIIIPKKSRKGCSFEVNVRRFYRPEDVSEGKAYASDIRELYYSEDTYELQPEALKGKCEVRKKNYIPSCREFPISENIFFCEQIYDSSKGSVKQLPLNINPKFSAIIKDDALLRKNKGKGVESETSSGIEVPEHMRLATLDIFAGCGGLSQGLEQAGVSATKWAIEYEEPAAEAFRKNHPGTAVIVDNCNVILRAIMEKCGDQDECISTTEANELAAKLDEDQKRTLPLPGQVDFINGGPPCQGFSGMNRFSQSPWSKVQCQMILAFLSFVDYFRPRYFLLENVRNFFSYSKGQMFKLTLASLLEMGYQVRFGVLEAGAYGVSQSRKRAFIWAAAPEEVLPEWPEPMHVFNVPELKISLSKGLRYAAVRSTQQGAPFRPITVRDTIGDLPPVKNGDSNTIKEYETDPISWFQKEIRGNTTVLTDHISKKMNEHNLIRCKRIPKRPGADWRDLPEEKVKLSDGTVVNLIPRCLKETALKHNQWKGLFGRLDWEGNFPTCTTEPGPMSKVGMCFHPDQDRILTVREYSRCQGFPDSYEFEGDIAHKHRQIGNAVPPPLAFALGRKLKEAAQLNK, from the exons ATGGTGAAAAACGGAACCAAGGCTTGGAACCAAAAGAAGAGACCTCTTCCAGAGAGAAAAGAGCCTGATCATGATCACGATGATGATCTCTCCACGAGGAAGACGAGGCCAAAGCGAGCTGCAGCATGCACAAACTTCAAGGAGAAATCCATCCGTATCTCAGAGAGATCCGCCACCGTTGCAGCAAAGCAGCATCCGACTGTGGAGGACGAGATCGTAGCTCTTCACTTGACAGCTTCTTTTCCTCAGAGCTGTGGCAGCGACGATGAGCCTCACCAGACCAGGAGGCTGACTGATTTCGTTTTACATGATACCGACGGAGTTTCACAGGCTGTGGAGATGGTGGAACATGGTGACATGTTCATCACAGGCGTGATCTTGCCTTCATCAGGTGAATGCTCTGACAAGGAGAAAGCGAAGGGTGTGAGGTGTAAGGGTTTTGGACGTGTTGATAACTGGAGTATCTCTGGGTATGAAGATGGTTCCCCAGTGGTGTGGGTGACGACCTCTCTTGCAGATTACGAATGCATTAAGCCTGCTACAAGCTACAAGAAGGTGTATGATTATTTCTTCCAGAAAGCGTATGCCTCAGTGGAGGTTTACAAGAAAGTGGCCAAGTCTGACTTGATGAGCCTTGATGAGTTGCTTGTGGCGGTTGCGAGGACTATGAGCCTGGAGACTAAGTGCTTTTCTAGTGATTACTTGgccataaaaaaatttgttgtaTCCCAAGGAGGATTCATATATAACCAGCTTGCGGGTTTGGATGATACGGCCAAGCAAGACGATGCAAGATTCATTGAGATTCCTGTGCTCGTTGCTCTCAGAGATGCGAGTAGTATACTTGAATATGATGTTGTTCAAGGGCAATCTTCTAATGGGGTTCTAAGGATTGATGGAGTTTCGGAAAAGGTCATGACATGTGATCAACAACTGGTTAACGAGGATGAAAAGTTTGCTCGACTTGTACAAGATGAAGAGTATATGAAATCTATGCAACGGCCCAGAAAGAACAGCAGCTCAGCTTCTGTTTCAAACAAAGGATACATAATGACCACTGAAGACGAGATCGCCAGTGATTATCCTCTCCTAGCTCATTATAAGAATTCCCAAATTGAAACTGATGAGCTTTTATTATACGAGGATTACTACTATGAGCTTGACATCGATGACCTGCCTCGTAAGATGCTTCACAATTGGGCGCTTTACGACATTGATTCAAGGCTGATATCCCTGGAGCTTCTCCCGATGAAGCCTTGTGCTGATATCGATGTAACTATCTTTGGATCTGGTTTGATGGCAGATGATCAAGGGATCTGGATTGATCTAGATGATCCTACTACCTCTATGCCTTTAGAAGAACATGAAGGGATACCCATATTCCTTAGTCAAATAAAGGAATGGATGATTGAGTATGGGGTGTCAACCATCTCGGTTTCAATACGAACAGATGCGGCCTG GTATCGACTCGGGAAACCATCAAAGCAGTACGCCCCTTGGTTTGAACCTATTCTGAAAACAGCAAGGGTTGTCATAAGCATTTTTGCTCTCCTGGAGAAGCAAACTAGAATGTCTAGGCTTTCGTTTGATGATGTCATAAGAAGAGTGTCTGAGTTCGAGAGTAACCATAAGGCTTACATTTCTTCTGATCGCTCGGCTGTTGACAGATATGTGGTTGGCCATGGGCAGATAATGTTGCAGATGTTTTCAGAGTTTCCTAACAAGGAGATCAGAAAGTGTTCATTTATTACTGGTCTTGCAAATAGAAGGGCGGAAAAGCACAACACGAGATGGaccatcaagaagaagaaaattttgGTGAAAGTGAATTTGAATCCAAGGGCAGGTATGGCACTTGTATCCAAGAGGAAGGCTATGCAAGCAACAACAACGCGCCTGATCAACAGAGTCTGGGGAGAGTTTTACTCCATTTACACTCCAGAGGAGCCATTGCAGGCAAACAGtgaagaagaagttgaagagGAGGATGAAAACGAAGAAGATGACGCAGAGGATATTGCACCTGAACCTGTTGAGGTTGAAGAGTCTCATACTCTTCCAAAGAAAATTCTAGGCAGTTGTGGAAAACTGGAAACAAGATGGGATGGTGAGAGTCTTGGAGAAACTTCTGCTGGTGAGCCTCTCTATCGACAAGCACTCCTTGAAGGGGAAATAGTGGCTGTAGGTGGTGCTGTCATCGTGGAAGTGGACGGAGTTCAGTCCATCTACTTTGTAGAGTACATGTTTGAAAGTTCAGATCACTGCAAATTGCTACATGGAAGGCTTTTACAAAGAGGTTCCGAGACTGTTCTAGAGAATGCTGCTAACGAGAGGGAACTGTTCTTGACAAACAAATGCACGACTGTACCCTTTAAGGACGTAAAAGGGACAGTCTGTTTCGATATTCGATCGAGACCATGGGGGCATCAGTTTAGGAAAGAAGACGCCACTGCGGATAAGCTGGACAGGGCAAGAGCAGAAGAACGAAAGGGGAAAGACATGCCTACGGAATACTTCTGCAAGAGTTTTTATTCACCTGAGAGAGGAGGTTTCTTTAGTCTTCCACTCAGTGATATGGGCTGTGCTTCTGGATCGTGCGCTTCATGCAAAGTAAGAGAGGACGAAGAGGAGAGGAAAAAGATCAAACTCAATGCTTCAAGGACTGGTTTTTCCTCCTATGGGGTTGACTATTGCGCTGGTGATTTTGTCTACGTTTACCCAGACTGTATCGATGAATCGAAGAAGGCTAATGGAAAATTTAAGTCAGGGCGGAACATCGGGTTAAGAGCCTTTGTTGTGTGCCAACTTCTTGAGATCATCATCCCAAAGAAATCTAGAAAGGGTTGTTCCTTTGAGGTTAATGTCCGAAGGTTTTATAGGCCTGAAGATGTTTCTGAAGGAAAGGCATATGCTTCAGACATCCGAGAG TTGTATTACAGTGAGGACACATATGAACTCCAACCAGAGGCTCTGAAGGGAAAATGTGAAGTAAGGAAGAAGAATTATATCCCTTCTTGTCGTGAGTTTCCAATATCAGAGaacattttcttttgtgaaCAAATATACGACTCATCCAAAGGTTCGGTCAAGCAG TTACCTCTTAATATCAACCCGAAGTTCTCAGCTATCATCAAGGACGACGCACTTTTAAGAAAGAACAAGGGGAAGGGAGTAGAGAGTGAAACTAGTTCTGGTATCGAGGTACCGGAACACATGCGTCTGGCGACCTTAGATATTTTTGCTGGTTGTGGTGGCCTATCTCAGGGACTGGAACAAGCAG GCGTATCTGCAACAAAGTGGGCGATCGAGTATGAAGAGCCAGCTGCGGAGGCTTTTAGAAAAAACCATCCCGGAACAGCAGTTATTGTTGATAACTGCAATGTGATTCTTAG GGCTATAATGGAGAAATGTGGAGATCAAGATGAGTGTATCTCTACTACAGAAGCTAATGAACTTGCTGCTAAACTTGATGAGGACCAGAAGCGTACGCTGCCACTACCTGGTCAAGTAGATTTCATCAACGGAGGCCCTCCATGTCAG GGATTCTCTGGTATGAACCGGTTCAGCCAAAGCCCATGGAGTAAAGTTCAGTGTCAAATGATATTAGCATTCTTGTCTTTTGTTGATTATTTCCGGCCAAGATACTTTCTCCTGGAGAACGTGAGGAACTTTTTCTCATATAGTAAAGGGCAGATGTTTAAACTCACTCTCGCTTCTCTTCTCGAAATGGGTTACCAG GTGAGATTTGGGGTGTTGGAGGCAGGTGCATATGGGGTTTCTCAATCTCGAAAAAGAGCTTTTATATGGGCAGCTGCACCGGAAGAAGTTCTTCCCGAATGGCCTGAGCCGATGCATGTCTTTAATGTTCCAGAGTTGAAAATCTCGCTATCCAAAGGTTTACGCTATGCTGCTGTTCGTAGTACTCAACAGGGAGCTCCTTTCCGTCCAATCACTGTCAGAGACACAATCGGTGATCTTCCACCAGTAAAGAATGGAGATTCCAATACAATCAAAGAG TATGAAACTGATCCAATCTCGTGGTTCCAAAAGGAAATAAGAGGGAACACGACTGTTCTCACTGATCACATCAGCAAAAAGATGAACGAACACAATCTCATCCGATGTAAAAGAATCCCAAAGAGACCAGGTGCTGATTGGCGTGACCTCCCAGAAGAAAAG GTGAAGTTATCTGATGGGACAGTGGTGAATTTGATTCCACGGTGTCTAAAAGAAACGGCTCTAAAACATAACCAGTGGAAAGGACTTTTTGGGAGGTTAGACTGGGAAGGCAACTTTCCAACTTGCACTACTGAACCTGGGCCCATGTCGAAGGTCGGTATGTGCTTCCATCCTGACCAAGACAGGATACTCACTGTCCGTGAATACTCCCGATGTCAG GGGTTTCCGGATAGCTATGAGTTCGAAGGGGACATAGCACACAAGCATAGGCAGATTGGGAATGCAGTGCCTCCGCCTTTGGCCTTTGCTCTTGGTCGCAAGCTCAAGGAAGCAGCACAGCTCAATAAGTGA
- the LOC108854147 gene encoding GTP-binding protein At2g22870, translated as MVILRCRFLTINLAPLRPSHFHSQKLHHTTRFFRTPNLISTPRITTSSSLPTTRSISDEARFARSVLFVPPGVEVEELTDDMVLPGSNIVIGPFAGHSQIKQVEFVKSSARARDCPKDDLPEIAILGRSNVGKSSLINCLVRKKEVALTSKKPGKTQLINHFLVNKSWYIVDLPGYGFAKVSDAAKTDWSAFTKGYFLNRDTLVCVLLLIDASVPPQKIDLDCANWLGRNNVPMTFVFTKCDKMKAAKGKRPDENIKAFQQIIRENFKQHPPWILTSSVSGLGRDELLLHMSQLRNYWDQ; from the exons ATGGTGATACTCCGATGTCGATTCTTAACGATAAATCTCGCTCCTTTACGACCTTCACACTTCCACTCTCAAAAACTCCACCACACAACCCGATTCTTCCGTACTCCGAATCTCATCTCCACCCCACGAATCACAACATCTTCCTCTCTCCCCACGACCCGTTCCATCTCCGACGAAGCCAGATTCGCCCGCTCCGTCCTGTTCGTACCTCCCGGCGTCGAAGTCGAGGAGTTAACAGACGATATGGTCCTTCCGGGCTCCAACATCGTCATCGGACCTTTCGCGGGTCACTCCCAGATCAAACAAGTCGAGTTCGTCAAGAGCAGCGCTCGTGCTCGAGACTGTCCTAAAGACGACCTCCCCGAGATCGCCATCTTGGGCCGCTCCAATGTCGGAAAGTCCTCGCTTATCAACTGTTTGGTCCGTAAAAAAGAAGTCGCTCTCACTTCCAAGAAACCTG GAAAGACTCAGCTTATCAATCACTTCTTGGTGAATAAGAGTTGGTACATTGTGGATTTGCCTGGTTACGGGTTTGCTAAAGTGTCGGATGCTGCGAAGACGGATTGGTCTGCGTTTACGAAAGGTTACTTCTTGAATAGAGACACACTTGTTTGTGTGCTTCTTCTGATCGATGCAAGTGTTCCTCCTCAGAAGATTGATCTTGATTGTGCGAATTGGCTCGGTCGCAACAAT GTACCGATGACCTTTGTGTTTACTAAGTGTGATAAAATGAAAGCGGCCAAAGGGAAGAGACCTGACGAGAACATtaaagctttccaacagatcATTAGAGAGAATTTTAAACAACATCCTCCTTGGATTTTGACCAGTAGTGTGTCTGGTTTGGGCAGAGATGAGCTTCTCCTTCACATGTCGCAGCTGAGAAACTATTGGGATCAGTAG
- the LOC108851586 gene encoding phytosulfokines 2: MANFSALLTITLLLCSTLMCTARPDPTFSASITIVTADPLEKSIEGKLDDMAEENCGADDEDCLMRRSLVAHVDYIYTQKQKKNL; this comes from the exons ATGGCAAACTTCTCTGCTCTTCTCACGATAACTCTCCTCCTTTGCTCCACGCTGATGTGCACCGCCCGTCCCGACCCGACCTTTTCGGCCTCTATCACAATTGTTACGGCTGACCCGCTG GAAAAGAGCATAGAAGGAAAACTGGATGATATGGCAGAAGAGAACTGTGGTGCTGACGACGAAGATTGCTTAATGAGGAGGTCTTTGGTTGCTCATGTTGATTACATCTATACccagaaacagaagaagaatcTTTGA
- the LOC108855833 gene encoding squalene epoxidase 3, which yields MFLVVPSIGGCKSTLVNTVQGAVVADPVVKLRTNFSLTLFCLNFFYIEPTLTSSTFFRKWASFKFLSDLVGFLIKAHTKKNLNADVTLQNKSVTQVQQITSPKQKRTKTMKLAVIQNLPRLGLTITTASLRSSPLPSLISTRRLRNPSLTTRATFTRRKKDIHQERASLISAGTITMPPAIEFDQFILATFFASLFALVLVYVLRRSSRRDDADSNRSKKNRGLVQNDAVVSRNVADSGIDVIIVGAGVAGAALAHTLGKEGRRVHVIERDLSEQDRIVGELLQPGGYLKLIELGLEDCVKEIDAQRVLGYALFKDGKHTKLSYPLEAFDSDVSGRSFHNGRFVQRMRDKAATLSNVRLEQGTVTSLLEENGTVKGVQYKNKEGNEIRLYAPLTVVCDGCFSNLRRSLCKPKVDVPSTFVGLVLENCELPFANHGHVVLADPSPILLYPISSSQVRCLVDVPGQKLPPIANGEMAKYLKTHVAPQLPPEVREAFIAAVEKGNIKTMPNRSMPADPVPVPGALLLGDAFNMRHPLTGGGMTVALADIVVLRDLLRPIRSFKDKEALSKYIESFYTLRKPVASTINTLAGALYKVFLASADEAKTEMREACFDYLSLGGVCSSGPVALLSGLNPRPLSLVLHFFAVALFAVGRLMLPFPSIKSFWLGARVISSASGIIFPIIKAEGVRQMFFPRTVAAIYRTPPPQ from the exons ATGTTTCTTGTGGTTCCTTCAATCGGTGGATGTAAATCAACATTGGTGAACACCGTACAAGGAGCTGTTGTTGCAGATCCAGTGGTTAAGCTAAGAACTAATTTCTCACTGACACTGTTttgcttaaattttttttacatcgAACCTACTCTCACAAGTAGCACTTTTTTTAGAAAATGGGCTAGCTTCAAGTTCTTATCAGATTTGGTGGGTTTTCTTATTAAGGCCCACACGAAAAAGAACTTAAACGCGGACGTTACTCTTCAAAACAAATCTGTTACACAAGTCCAGCAAATAACTTCGCCTAAACAAAAACGAACAAAAACTATGAAACTGGCCGTTATCCAGAACCTTCCACGACTTGGATTAACAATAACGACCGCATCTCTTAGATCTTCTCCCTTACCCTCTCTCATCTCCACGCGTCGTCTCAGAAACCCCTCCTTAACCACCAGAGCCACCTTTACTCGCCGCAAGAAGGACATACACCAAGAACGCGCATCTCTGATCTCCGCAGGGACGATAACAATGCCTCCTGCGATTGAATTCGATCAGTTCATTCTAGCGACGTTCTTCGCTTCTCTATTCGCGTTAGTGCTTGTGTACGTTTTGCGTCGGAGTAGTCGTAGAGATGATGCGGATTCAAATCGGAGTAAGAAGAATCGTGGCCTCGTTCAGAACGATGCCGTCGTATCTAGGAATGTTGCTGATTCCGGAATCGATGTTATAATCGTTGGAGCTGGTGTTGCTGGTGCCGCTCTTGCTCATACTCTCGGCAAG GAAGGACGAAGAGTTCACGTTATAGAAAGAGACTTGTCTGAGCAAGACAGGATCGTTGGTGAATTGCTTCAACCTGGTGGTTACTTGAAGCTAATTGAACTCGGCCTTGAGG ATTGTGTGAAAGAGATAGATGCTCAACGAGTTCTTGGTTATGCTCTTTTCAAAGACGGGAAGCACACTAAACTTTCTTACCCCTTGGAAGCTTTTGATTCGGATGTCTCCGGGAGAAGCTTCCACAATGGGAGATTTGTGCAGAGAATGCGAGACAAAGCCGCTACTCTTTCAAA TGTACGATTGGAGCAAGGAACAGTTACGTCTCTTCTTGAAGAGAACGGGACGGTCAAAGGGGTCCAATACAAGAATAAAGAGGGCAATGAGATTAGATTGTATGCTCCTCTCACAGTTGTATGTGATGGTTGTTTCTCCAACTTGCGTCGCTCTCTCTGCAAACCTAAG GTGGATGTACCCTCTACTTTTGTGGGTCTTGTCTTGGAGAACTGTGAACTACCATTTGCAAATCACGGCCATGTTGTTCTCGCTGACCCATCACCCATCTTACTATACCCCATCAGCAGTTCACAAGTCCGTTGCTTAGTTGATGTACCCGGTCAAAAACTCCCTCCTATCGCAAACGGTGAAATGGCAAAGTATCTAAAAACACACGTTGCGCCTCAATTACCACCTGAGGTTCGTGAAGCCTTCATCGCCGCGGTTGAAAAGGGTAACATCAAAACCATGCCGAACCGAAGCATGCCAGCTGATCCGGTTCCTGTCCCTGGAGCACTTCTTCTAGGCGATGCATTCAATATGCGACATCCTTTAACCGGTGGTGGGATGACAGTGGCGTTGGCGGATATAGTTGTGCTCCGTGATCTTCTTAGACCAATTCGCAGCTTTAAAGACAAAGAAGCACTCTCTAAGTACATTGAATCATTCTACACACTTCGAAAA CCTGTAGCTTCCACCATTAATACATTGGCGGGTGCCTTGTACAAGGTCTTCTTGGCATCTGCAGATGAAGCGAAAACAGAAATGCGTGAAGCTTGCTTTGATTATCTTAGCCTTGGAGGTGTTTGCTCATCTGGTCCGGTTGCGTTGCTCTCTGGTTTGAACCCTCGTCCTCTGAGTTTAGTTCTCCACTTCTTCGCTGTGGCGCTCTTTGCTGTTGGTCGTTTGATGCTACCATTTCCTTCGATTAAAAGCTTCTGGCTTGGAGCTAGGGTCATCTCG AGTGCTTCAGGCATCATCTTCCCCATAATCAAAGCAGAGGGAGTTAGGCAAATGTTCTTCCCTCGTACCGTTGCTGCCATATACCGCACTCCTCCCCCTCAATGA
- the LOC108850779 gene encoding BAHD acyltransferase BIA1-like encodes MEMDLKLEVMGREVIKPATPSPHDHLQLSLVDFSCPAVYVSIIFLYKSEELATASPEIISSKLKRSLSKTLSRFYPFAGEIEGVSINCNDKGAVFTQARTHLLFPEFLKNRNVNSLEELYPKIEAGDSPTKWPLLSAHVTFFGSGSGVAVSVSVSHRICDASSFHMLLTDWAATTANKKSNVSTHQFAEATIYPPAPPHMALLQSPTMDSKKCIMNRFVFEPSKIAELKRKATSQSVPMPTRVEVITSVIWKCATNASRSNSVAPRSTLMYQALDLRIRLPSNVLSHDTIGNLQTAFFLKKDAESKLEISETVASFRTAKEGLIQMLKDNVQSNTLGKGLLKVMGSCMSEFKPDIDVYPMSSWCGKPFYEVDFGWGCPVWLGSPSRTIYDNMVYIALMDSKNGGGVEAWISLPAEDMSVLVHDEELLAYAVLNPPVQI; translated from the coding sequence ATGGAAATGGACTTAAAGCTTGAGGTGATGGGGAGAGAAGTGATCAAACCTGCTACACCCTCACCTCATGATCACCTTCAACTCTCTCTTGTTGATTTCTCTTGCCCTGCAGTTTACGTCTCAATCATCTTCCTCTACAAATCTGAAGAACTAGCCACTGCATCGCCGGAGATCATCTCAAGTAAACTGAAACGCTCTCTGTCCAAGACTCTCTCCCGCTTCTATCCATTCGCTGGAGAGATAGAAGGCGTCTCCATCAACTGCAATGACAAAGGAGCCGTCTTCACTCAAGCACGCACCCATCTCCTTTTCCCCGAGTTCTTGAAAAACCGCAACGTTAACTCTCTAGAGGAACTCTACCCAAAGATCGAGGCGGGAGATTCTCCAACGAAGTGGCCATTGTTGAGTGCCCATGTCACTTTCTTCGGGTCTGGATCAGGAGTGGctgtctctgtctctgtctctcacAGGATATGTGATGCGTCTTCATTTCATATGTTGTTAACAGACTGGGCAGCCACCACGGCAAACAAGAAGTCAAATGTGAGCACTCATCAGTTTGCTGAAGCTACCATTTATCCTCCTGCTCCACCTCACATGGCTCTACTACAGTCCCCAACAATGGACTCAAAGAAGTGTATAATGAACCGTTTCGTCTTTGAGCCCTCTAAGATCGCTGAGCTCAAACGCAAAGCCACTAGCCAAAGCGTCCCGATGCCTACACGTGTGGAAGTTATCACGTCAGTTATATGGAAATGTGCTACAAATGCCTCACGGTCTAACTCGGTTGCTCCAAGGTCAACGCTCATGTATCAAGCCTTGGACTTGCGGATTAGGCTTCCTTCTAATGTTTTGTCACATGACACGATTGGTAACTTACAAACAGCATTCTTTCTCAAGAAAGACGCAGAGAGCAAACTGGAGATCAGTGAAACCGTGGCCTCGTTCAGGACCGCCAAAGAAGGACTCATTCAGATGTTAAAAGATAATGTCCAAAGTAATACACTTGGTAAGGGTTTGTTGAAGGTGATGGGAAGTTGTATGTCGGAGTTCAAACCTGACATAGATGTATACCCAATGTCTAGCTGGTGCGGAAAGCCTTTTTACGAAGTTGATTTTGGATGGGGTTGTCCAGTCTGGTTGGGATCCCCTTCGCGTACCATATATGACAACATGGTGTATATTGCACTGATGGACTCAAAGAATGGGGGAGGTGTGGAAGCATGGATAAGCTTACCTGCGGAAGACATGTCTGTGCTTGTCCATGACGAAGAGTTGCTTGCTTATGCAGTTCTAAATCCTCCCGTACAGATCTAA